From a region of the Acidobacteriota bacterium genome:
- a CDS encoding peptidase M20 encodes MFVLLVANPALQAQNLNPTETKILQAIEAEKQQPVDLLRQLVEINSGTKNLEGVRAVGKVLKSQFESLGFKVGWVPMDEVQRAGTLMAEHPCPDPGKCGKRVLLIGHMDTVFEKDSPFQHFTMQGTSRDPDTSGEADSEKKTGNWASGPGTDDMKGGLVVMLTALKALRASGALDRADIKVVLSGDEEAAGHPIEMARRDMIQAAKKSDAGLEFENTARRNGIYYGSTSRRGSMTWRLTASGETGHSAGVFGANMGFGAIYELTRILDAFRTQLREDYLTYNVGLVLGGTTAQINPQETGGQATGKPNIVAPTAIAIGDLRCLSNEQVQRVQEKMRAIVAQHLAKADAKIDFYEAYPPQAPNEGNRALLKLLNQVNHSLGQPDMPELDPMKRGAGDSAFIAQYIPTLAGVGSSGSGDHSAAEKIDLTSIPINSKRAALLVYRLSQLPTEGRLVDLLK; translated from the coding sequence ATGTTTGTTCTTCTGGTTGCAAATCCTGCTCTTCAAGCTCAAAACCTCAATCCAACCGAAACGAAGATCCTCCAGGCAATCGAGGCCGAAAAGCAGCAGCCCGTCGATCTGTTGCGCCAACTAGTCGAGATCAATAGCGGCACCAAAAATCTTGAGGGTGTGCGTGCCGTAGGAAAGGTCCTGAAGTCGCAGTTTGAGTCGCTCGGCTTCAAAGTCGGCTGGGTTCCGATGGACGAGGTGCAACGTGCGGGAACCCTGATGGCAGAGCATCCGTGTCCTGATCCGGGAAAGTGCGGCAAACGTGTACTGCTCATTGGGCATATGGACACAGTGTTTGAAAAGGACAGCCCCTTCCAGCACTTCACCATGCAGGGGACGAGCCGCGATCCGGATACGTCGGGTGAAGCCGATTCCGAGAAGAAGACGGGCAATTGGGCTTCAGGGCCTGGGACCGACGATATGAAGGGTGGTCTTGTCGTAATGCTCACTGCGCTCAAGGCGCTCAGAGCATCAGGGGCGCTGGATCGTGCAGACATCAAAGTGGTGCTCAGTGGAGATGAAGAAGCTGCCGGTCATCCGATTGAGATGGCTCGCCGTGACATGATCCAGGCTGCCAAGAAGAGCGATGCCGGGCTGGAGTTTGAGAACACTGCTCGCCGAAACGGAATCTACTACGGCAGCACCAGTCGACGTGGCAGCATGACTTGGCGCCTTACAGCGAGCGGTGAAACCGGGCACTCAGCCGGTGTCTTCGGTGCCAATATGGGATTCGGTGCGATCTATGAGCTTACGCGCATCCTTGACGCATTTCGCACACAGCTTCGCGAAGACTATCTCACGTATAACGTTGGCTTGGTTCTCGGCGGCACAACCGCGCAGATCAACCCCCAGGAAACAGGTGGACAGGCCACCGGCAAGCCGAATATCGTGGCGCCAACGGCGATTGCCATCGGCGATCTGCGCTGTCTCTCGAACGAGCAGGTCCAGCGGGTGCAGGAAAAAATGCGCGCGATCGTTGCGCAGCACTTGGCGAAGGCCGACGCGAAGATCGACTTCTACGAAGCGTATCCGCCGCAAGCTCCGAATGAAGGCAATCGGGCATTGCTGAAGCTGCTGAACCAGGTGAACCACTCGTTAGGTCAGCCCGATATGCCGGAACTCGATCCGATGAAGCGCGGTGCTGGTGACAGCGCTTTCATTGCCCAGTACATTCCGACGCTGGCAGGCGTTGGGTCTTCAGGATCGGGTGATCACTCTGCGGCTGAGAAGATTGATCTGACCTCGATTCCGATCAATTCGAAGCGAGCCGCGCTGTTGGTTTATAGGTTATCGCAGTTGCCGACAGAGGGAAGGTTGGTGGATCTGTTGAAGTGA
- a CDS encoding UDP-diphosphatase, which translates to MPVYQAVVLAVVQAFGEFLPISSSAHLILTRWFFGWSELDPAMDLTFDVALHAGTLLAVLVYFFPTWINLIVAGFGGRPPLSGNSAGLGNLDDVESGRDRMLLWWIVLATMPGAIAGKLLDKYAELKFRDSYLLIGSTLVVVGVLMWLSEKFGAQRRTITGINAIDAILIGIAQAFALIPGVSRSGSTITAGLVRGLNREAAARFSFLLLAPITAGAVLLKAHAVMKAGGLPPGMKQPFLIGIFLSAILGMGVIAFFLRFLRTHSLNFFVVYRVLLGIVVIVLALKHFHAG; encoded by the coding sequence TTGCCCGTTTACCAGGCTGTTGTGCTCGCAGTCGTACAGGCATTCGGAGAATTCTTACCGATTTCCAGCTCAGCGCATCTGATTCTCACCCGCTGGTTCTTCGGCTGGAGCGAACTCGATCCTGCGATGGACCTCACGTTCGACGTCGCACTTCATGCCGGGACGTTACTGGCGGTGCTGGTCTACTTCTTCCCTACATGGATCAATTTGATCGTCGCTGGATTTGGAGGACGACCGCCCCTGTCCGGCAACAGCGCAGGACTCGGCAACCTCGACGATGTCGAGAGCGGCCGCGACCGCATGCTGCTTTGGTGGATCGTTCTGGCGACAATGCCTGGTGCCATCGCGGGCAAGCTGCTCGACAAATATGCTGAGCTCAAGTTTCGTGACAGTTATCTGCTGATTGGATCAACGCTTGTAGTTGTCGGCGTGTTGATGTGGCTGTCCGAGAAATTCGGTGCGCAGCGCAGGACTATCACGGGAATTAATGCGATTGATGCGATCCTCATCGGCATCGCGCAGGCATTCGCACTCATTCCAGGCGTTTCGCGCTCAGGTTCGACGATCACAGCAGGACTCGTCCGCGGTCTGAATCGTGAAGCCGCAGCGCGATTTAGTTTCCTGCTGCTCGCACCAATCACGGCGGGCGCCGTGCTGCTCAAAGCACACGCTGTCATGAAAGCTGGTGGGCTTCCGCCCGGAATGAAACAGCCGTTTCTGATCGGAATATTTTTATCAGCTATTTTGGGAATGGGTGTAATTGCTTTCTTTCTTCGATTTCTTCGGACTCACTCGCTTAATTTCTTCGTCGTATATCGCGTGCTGCTAGGAATCGTGGTGATCGTGCTTGCCCTGAAGCACTTCCACGCGGGATAA
- a CDS encoding FAD-binding oxidoreductase, which translates to MRTAEVVIIGGGIVGSSIAYHLTDAGCRNVLVLERETHQGKGSTGKSMGGVRAQFTTPVNIQMSLYSIPFYAAFDERLAHPAGYRPQGYLFVATKPAHLEYLQTNQKLQKSLGLKNVRMLAKAEIVEMVPQLRSDDILGGSFCPTDGFVDPYSSMVGFIKRAMDNGATLWKSIEVTEILKENGRVAGVATTRGEVHAPAVVNAAGPWAADVAAMAGVDLPVKPLRRMLIPTEPFEEVSHEIPMVIDMTNGFHFRPEGRGFLLAWNDPEETPGYKFDFHPEFIEKVLIRAADRVPCFENLAVNPKRAWAGLYEMSPDHHGIIGEFEELPGFHAASGFSGHGVMHAPATGKIVADLIMSGTTKVVDNVGVLSPARFRTGKLLHETALL; encoded by the coding sequence TTGCGGACCGCAGAGGTCGTCATCATCGGCGGGGGCATCGTCGGTTCGAGCATCGCCTACCATCTGACTGATGCAGGATGCCGCAACGTGCTGGTCCTCGAGCGCGAAACCCACCAAGGCAAAGGTTCAACCGGCAAGAGTATGGGCGGCGTTCGAGCCCAGTTCACCACTCCGGTAAACATCCAGATGTCGCTGTACTCGATTCCTTTCTATGCCGCCTTCGACGAGCGCCTCGCGCATCCTGCTGGATACAGACCACAGGGTTATTTGTTCGTTGCCACAAAGCCTGCACATCTAGAGTATCTCCAGACCAATCAGAAGCTGCAGAAGTCACTCGGGCTTAAAAACGTTCGCATGCTAGCCAAGGCGGAGATCGTCGAAATGGTTCCCCAACTCCGCTCCGACGATATCCTCGGCGGAAGCTTTTGCCCGACCGACGGATTCGTTGATCCATACAGCTCGATGGTTGGCTTCATCAAGCGTGCCATGGACAATGGCGCGACTCTTTGGAAATCAATTGAGGTCACAGAAATTCTAAAAGAGAACGGGCGTGTTGCAGGTGTGGCCACGACGCGCGGCGAAGTTCATGCGCCAGCCGTTGTAAATGCCGCGGGGCCGTGGGCAGCCGACGTGGCTGCGATGGCCGGAGTCGATCTTCCCGTAAAACCGCTGCGTCGAATGCTAATTCCCACCGAGCCGTTTGAGGAGGTATCACACGAGATCCCCATGGTGATTGACATGACCAATGGCTTTCATTTTCGGCCAGAAGGTCGTGGATTCCTGCTCGCATGGAACGATCCCGAAGAGACTCCCGGATACAAGTTCGACTTTCATCCCGAGTTCATCGAGAAAGTGTTGATCCGAGCAGCCGATCGTGTGCCATGCTTCGAGAATCTGGCGGTGAATCCAAAACGCGCCTGGGCCGGTTTGTACGAGATGTCACCGGACCATCACGGCATCATTGGAGAGTTTGAGGAACTGCCAGGCTTCCACGCTGCTAGTGGCTTCAGCGGGCACGGAGTGATGCATGCACCTGCAACGGGCAAGATCGTTGCGGACTTGATCATGTCGGGAACGACGAAGGTTGTGGACAACGTAGGCGTCCTCAGCCCGGCACGGTTCAGAACAGGAAAACTGTTGCACGAAACAGCCCTGCTCTAA
- a CDS encoding cell division protein FtsK — MNALHRPFTPTKNRRFNELIGFSMIAAALLLFLAFASYSPFDPSLNTASVSEGSPTHNWIGRVGAVIADLSLQALGIAVFALPVMLGMLGLRWFRSRHIHSPIEKLLGALTLLLFIPAFMGLLPGHLRWMHALAIEGVSGKLLADFLIHYFNLPGAYIVALSVISAALYLCTTFSFTELHYWLETRFTFVTAAWQRLQDWRAERVKLRAQKELERRKANRPMVTSQLLPAKKVPPAAQVSDRYESARPVKTGLEQMAESLSAVEKEGEPELDERTAEDREIEVGRRADSDTKRKTVLPKTHGTFQLPPSAMLKRPDEQYAIDEAELKEQAQILVEKCAEFDVHGTITHINPGPVVTTFEMKPEAGIKYSRITSLSEDLCLAMKAESILIERMAGKSTVGIQVPNVERETIYLREIVESQSFADARSRLTLALGKDINGRIITADLATMPHLLIAGSTGSGKSVAINAMIMSLLFKATPDQVRLILVDPKRVELGNYDGVPHLYTPIITEPKLAAVALRNAVREMERRLKLLAEKSVRNIDQYNKLFAEDTPSLFDEDSEHKPLPYIVIILDELADLMMLDGKNVEESITRLAQMARAVGIHLILATQRPSVDVITGLIKANVPSRISFRVATKVDSRTILDANGAESLLGRGDMLFLAPGSARVQRVHAPLVTEKEIAQVVEFWRSQGEAEYEKKFLETPKEEGNSVQGGAGDGEDEHDELFEDAVRLVLDFGKASTSLLQRRLRIGYGRAAHLIDLMERDGIVGAADGPKPREVLKRPDWIDEVEQAMR; from the coding sequence ATGAACGCTCTACACCGGCCGTTTACGCCTACTAAGAACCGTCGTTTCAACGAGTTGATCGGCTTCTCGATGATCGCGGCGGCGCTGCTGCTTTTCCTTGCCTTCGCATCCTACTCACCCTTTGATCCCTCGCTGAACACCGCCTCGGTGTCCGAAGGCAGCCCAACTCACAACTGGATCGGCCGCGTCGGTGCAGTCATCGCCGATTTGTCCTTGCAAGCCCTTGGCATTGCAGTCTTTGCCCTTCCCGTGATGCTGGGAATGCTCGGACTGCGCTGGTTTCGCTCGCGGCACATCCATTCGCCAATCGAGAAGCTGCTTGGAGCTTTGACTCTTTTGCTGTTCATTCCGGCCTTCATGGGATTGCTGCCGGGACATCTTCGCTGGATGCATGCGCTAGCGATTGAAGGCGTATCTGGAAAGCTTCTCGCCGACTTTTTAATCCATTACTTCAACCTGCCTGGAGCGTACATTGTCGCTCTCAGCGTGATCTCTGCGGCGCTCTACCTTTGCACCACGTTTTCATTTACTGAACTTCACTACTGGCTGGAGACACGCTTCACCTTTGTAACAGCAGCATGGCAGCGCCTGCAGGATTGGCGCGCTGAGCGTGTCAAATTGAGAGCTCAGAAAGAGCTGGAGAGGCGCAAGGCCAACCGGCCCATGGTCACAAGTCAATTGCTTCCGGCGAAGAAAGTACCCCCGGCGGCCCAGGTTTCGGATCGGTACGAATCAGCCCGTCCAGTAAAGACTGGCTTGGAGCAAATGGCTGAATCGCTTTCCGCTGTCGAAAAGGAAGGCGAACCGGAGCTAGACGAGCGCACTGCTGAAGATCGGGAAATTGAAGTTGGCAGGCGCGCAGATTCAGACACAAAGCGAAAGACGGTGTTACCCAAGACTCACGGAACCTTCCAACTTCCTCCAAGTGCGATGTTGAAGCGCCCAGATGAGCAGTACGCCATCGACGAAGCCGAGCTCAAAGAGCAGGCGCAGATTCTGGTGGAGAAGTGTGCGGAGTTCGATGTTCATGGCACCATTACGCACATCAACCCCGGCCCGGTAGTTACGACTTTCGAGATGAAGCCCGAAGCGGGAATCAAGTACAGCCGCATCACCAGCCTTTCCGAAGACCTATGCCTTGCCATGAAGGCGGAAAGCATCCTGATTGAGCGCATGGCCGGCAAGAGCACGGTCGGCATTCAGGTGCCGAACGTCGAGCGGGAGACGATCTACCTTCGCGAAATCGTTGAGTCGCAAAGCTTCGCTGATGCGCGCTCGCGACTGACGCTAGCTTTGGGCAAGGACATCAACGGCCGAATAATAACCGCCGATCTTGCGACCATGCCCCATTTATTGATCGCCGGCTCAACCGGGTCAGGTAAGTCAGTAGCGATCAACGCGATGATCATGTCACTGCTGTTCAAGGCCACTCCCGATCAGGTGCGTCTGATTCTCGTGGATCCCAAGCGAGTCGAACTCGGAAACTACGATGGCGTTCCACATCTTTACACGCCGATCATTACTGAGCCGAAGCTTGCTGCCGTCGCGCTGCGCAACGCCGTGCGTGAGATGGAGCGTCGCCTGAAGTTGCTGGCCGAGAAGAGCGTCCGCAACATCGATCAGTACAACAAGCTCTTTGCAGAAGACACGCCTAGTCTGTTTGACGAGGACAGCGAGCACAAGCCGCTTCCATACATCGTCATCATCCTCGACGAACTCGCCGACCTGATGATGCTCGACGGGAAGAACGTTGAAGAATCGATTACGCGACTCGCACAAATGGCGCGCGCTGTTGGGATCCATTTAATTCTCGCGACCCAGCGGCCTTCAGTCGACGTAATCACCGGCCTCATCAAAGCCAACGTGCCCAGCCGGATTTCGTTCCGCGTTGCAACGAAGGTTGATTCGCGCACGATTCTCGACGCGAACGGAGCGGAGTCATTACTCGGACGCGGCGATATGCTCTTCCTGGCTCCAGGTTCCGCTCGCGTGCAGCGCGTTCACGCTCCTCTCGTAACAGAGAAGGAAATCGCCCAAGTCGTCGAATTCTGGCGCTCGCAAGGCGAAGCAGAATACGAGAAAAAATTCCTCGAAACTCCGAAAGAGGAAGGCAACAGCGTCCAAGGAGGGGCCGGCGACGGCGAAGATGAGCACGACGAACTCTTCGAAGATGCAGTGCGTCTAGTACTCGACTTTGGAAAGGCCTCCACTTCGCTGCTGCAACGTCGTCTACGGATTGGCTACGGGCGCGCAGCGCACCTGATCGACCTCATGGAACGCGATGGTATCGTCGGCGCCGCGGATGGTCCGAAACCTCGCGAAGTGTTGAAGCGTCCAGATTGGATTGACGAGGTCGAACAGGCCATGCGATAG
- a CDS encoding 2-isopropylmalate synthase: MLRRRQEDDVIPNLWTSVLKCRHNHQDGPLALKHSDLIYDWNNVPGAAFKPAGRVMLTDESLRDGLQSPSVKDPTIEEKLRILHLMEKLGINHLDMGLPGAGKRSYADVERLAREIRDAKLKIRGNCAARTHESDIRPVAEIQDKVGIPIEAATFIGSSPIRRYVEDWSDDFLLKTTESAVKFARSLGLEVMYVTEDTTRCDPETVKRLYKTAIECGARAIVICDTCGHVTPAGVTALIRFVVDEIVKPSGEQIRVDWHGHCDRGLAVANSLAALAAGADCVHACAIGIGERVGNTQMDQMLVNLKLMDVAPWEDQDLTSLKEYCETVSRSTGVPIPKNYPVLGDDAFRTATGVHAAAVIKAFRKKDIELANTVYSGVPSHYFGMEQIIEIGPMSGKSNVVFWLERKGLPADEVTVDRIFQKAKQSHRTLLDHEIMECIARDSRPTIASAD; encoded by the coding sequence ATGCTTCGTAGGCGACAGGAAGACGACGTTATCCCCAACCTATGGACTTCCGTTCTAAAATGCAGACATAACCACCAGGACGGACCCTTGGCCCTGAAGCATTCAGACCTGATTTACGACTGGAACAACGTTCCTGGCGCTGCTTTCAAGCCTGCCGGCCGCGTGATGCTTACTGACGAGTCGTTGCGCGATGGGCTTCAGTCACCTTCAGTGAAGGACCCCACGATCGAGGAAAAGCTTCGTATTCTCCACCTGATGGAGAAGCTCGGGATCAACCATCTCGATATGGGACTGCCGGGCGCCGGAAAGCGATCTTATGCAGATGTGGAGCGGCTTGCTCGCGAGATTCGAGACGCAAAACTCAAGATTCGGGGAAACTGCGCGGCGCGAACTCACGAGAGTGACATTCGACCGGTAGCTGAGATTCAGGACAAAGTCGGTATTCCCATCGAAGCCGCGACCTTTATTGGATCAAGTCCCATCCGCCGCTATGTCGAGGACTGGAGCGACGACTTTCTCCTGAAGACCACGGAATCCGCAGTGAAATTTGCCCGCTCTCTTGGTCTAGAGGTGATGTATGTCACCGAGGATACGACACGCTGTGATCCCGAAACGGTAAAACGACTTTATAAGACCGCTATTGAATGCGGCGCACGCGCAATTGTCATTTGTGACACTTGTGGACATGTCACTCCGGCCGGAGTCACTGCACTCATCCGTTTTGTCGTCGATGAAATCGTGAAGCCTAGCGGGGAGCAAATTCGTGTCGACTGGCACGGGCACTGTGATCGTGGCCTTGCCGTGGCAAATTCCCTGGCAGCCCTTGCTGCTGGAGCAGACTGCGTCCACGCTTGCGCAATAGGTATCGGCGAGCGCGTCGGCAATACGCAAATGGACCAGATGCTGGTGAACCTCAAGCTCATGGACGTTGCGCCATGGGAAGATCAGGACCTTACCTCATTGAAGGAGTACTGCGAGACAGTTTCTCGCTCCACAGGTGTCCCAATTCCGAAGAATTACCCCGTGCTGGGAGATGATGCTTTTCGAACTGCGACAGGTGTGCACGCGGCTGCAGTAATCAAAGCGTTCCGCAAGAAAGACATCGAACTCGCGAACACCGTTTATTCAGGCGTGCCGTCTCATTACTTTGGAATGGAGCAGATCATCGAGATTGGTCCCATGTCCGGCAAGTCGAATGTAGTCTTTTGGCTTGAGCGCAAGGGACTCCCTGCCGATGAGGTCACGGTAGACCGCATCTTCCAGAAAGCCAAACAATCCCATCGAACACTTCTTGATCACGAGATCATGGAGTGCATTGCCCGCGACAGTCGCCCAACTATTGCCAGCGCCGATTAA
- a CDS encoding peptidase M20 has product MDSPTRTAPETVPQEIAQLAAMRLIHAAFAWFQLREQELRRVQLQIARIPAPPFGEAARAEWLRGKFAAIGLEDVEVDAIGNVIGVLPGEDRELRAVAISAHLDTVFPAETEITIHEDRDRIYGPGVSDNAAGLTAMLGIAMCLREARIRNESDLVFIGNVGEEGEGDLRGFRYLFEQPKWRERIGYTLVIDGSGTDAVIGQALGSRRFEVIVRGPGGHSWSDFGQPNPIVAVSRVVSRFSQTALPSSPKTTFNFGVISGGTSVNSIPEMAQVSIDLRSASGEELQRLEDELRGVIHTEIPTGSRDGSPAKLNVEIKKIGDRPAGELPNDCRILEVMRAVDAHLGITSQLRRASTDANIPISMGLEAVTIGAGGTGGGAHTLREWFDPSGRSLALKRVLLAALALAGLE; this is encoded by the coding sequence ATGGACTCGCCCACCCGTACCGCTCCAGAAACTGTGCCGCAGGAAATCGCGCAACTTGCTGCAATGCGTCTCATACACGCAGCTTTTGCCTGGTTTCAATTGCGAGAGCAGGAACTGAGGCGCGTGCAGCTTCAAATCGCGCGTATCCCGGCTCCCCCATTCGGGGAAGCTGCGCGTGCGGAATGGCTGCGTGGAAAATTTGCAGCAATCGGGCTTGAGGATGTCGAAGTCGACGCAATTGGAAATGTGATTGGTGTGCTTCCGGGCGAGGATCGCGAGCTTCGTGCCGTCGCTATTTCGGCTCACCTAGATACTGTTTTTCCGGCAGAAACTGAAATCACGATTCATGAAGACCGGGATCGCATTTATGGACCCGGGGTAAGTGATAACGCTGCCGGTCTGACCGCCATGCTTGGAATCGCGATGTGTCTGCGCGAAGCGCGCATTCGCAATGAGTCCGATTTGGTGTTCATCGGCAACGTGGGCGAAGAGGGCGAAGGAGATTTGCGTGGCTTCCGCTACCTATTCGAACAGCCCAAATGGCGCGAACGCATCGGTTACACGCTCGTAATTGACGGCAGCGGAACTGATGCCGTGATTGGCCAGGCGCTCGGCAGCAGGCGCTTTGAGGTGATTGTCCGCGGCCCAGGCGGTCATTCGTGGAGTGATTTCGGACAGCCTAACCCGATCGTCGCGGTTTCGCGCGTCGTTTCGCGATTCAGCCAGACGGCGCTGCCTTCGTCTCCGAAGACAACATTCAATTTTGGCGTGATCAGCGGCGGGACATCAGTGAACTCGATTCCCGAAATGGCGCAGGTAAGTATCGATTTGCGCTCGGCGTCAGGAGAAGAGTTGCAGCGGCTCGAGGATGAGCTGCGCGGTGTGATTCACACTGAGATTCCGACCGGATCGCGTGATGGCTCCCCCGCAAAACTGAATGTCGAGATCAAGAAGATCGGTGATAGACCAGCGGGAGAGCTTCCGAACGACTGCAGAATTCTGGAAGTCATGCGGGCAGTGGACGCACATTTGGGCATCACGTCGCAGCTGCGCCGTGCCTCTACAGACGCAAATATCCCTATATCCATGGGACTTGAGGCCGTAACAATAGGTGCGGGAGGCACCGGGGGAGGCGCCCACACTTTGCGCGAATGGTTCGATCCCTCGGGACGGTCACTTGCTCTCAAACGGGTTTTGCTTGCAGCGCTTGCGTTGGCGGGCCTGGAGTAG
- a CDS encoding amidohydrolase, with protein MTKSLLCLLLLLTSASFTQTAEVIFSNADIYTGGHFSTPSDAFTATDGPRAKAIAVANGKIIAVGGDEVLSHKGAKTQIVDLRGKFVMPGFNDAHCHLASGGQAKLELDLVGVRSLNEMKQRIADGTKKAAPREWMIGRGWDHTLWQSQQLPNRQDLDAVTPGHPAFFVRVDGHIAVANSAALKIAGLNRNSKEIPGGQADRDSSGELTGIVRESTKEAFYKIIPPLSAAKRRQAIELVLGEAAQWGLTSAQDNSAWEDFLVYDQLRREGKLTLRIAEWLRFNDPVKTLIQQRAHHPSSDAMLHTTQLKGFMDGSLGSGTAAMLQPYSDNPKNAGLPQYDQATLTKMTIERASSGFQIGFHAIGDRGANMALNAFQEALRQVKANHSKTPAGSQSPLDFRFRIEHAQVVAPSDIPRFHELGVIASMQPNHLLTDMNWAETRIGPERAKNSYAWAEFLKSTGRLAFGTDYPVEPITPFRGLYASVTRMNEAGTKSYFADQKLNIHQAIYAYTWGAAYAEFEEKIKGILVPGYLADFVVLDRDITRVGAPEILQTKVLRTVLGGHTVYEAR; from the coding sequence GTGACAAAAAGCCTGCTCTGTCTGCTTTTGCTCTTGACCTCCGCCTCCTTCACACAAACCGCCGAGGTTATCTTCAGCAACGCCGACATCTACACCGGCGGACACTTCTCAACGCCAAGTGATGCTTTCACTGCCACTGATGGACCAAGAGCGAAAGCTATTGCCGTCGCCAACGGCAAAATCATCGCGGTGGGTGGCGATGAAGTTCTGAGCCACAAAGGAGCAAAGACGCAAATTGTCGACCTGCGCGGCAAGTTCGTCATGCCGGGATTCAATGATGCTCATTGTCATCTAGCCAGCGGCGGGCAGGCAAAACTCGAGCTTGATCTGGTCGGCGTGCGCTCCCTGAACGAGATGAAGCAGCGGATCGCGGACGGTACCAAGAAAGCTGCTCCCCGCGAATGGATGATCGGTCGTGGCTGGGATCACACGCTGTGGCAATCGCAGCAGCTGCCTAACAGGCAAGATCTGGACGCGGTCACCCCAGGCCATCCTGCATTCTTTGTACGCGTCGATGGACACATCGCGGTTGCCAATTCAGCCGCGCTGAAGATCGCAGGACTGAATCGCAATAGCAAAGAGATCCCCGGCGGCCAGGCTGATCGGGACAGCTCCGGCGAGCTCACAGGAATCGTTCGCGAAAGCACGAAGGAGGCTTTCTACAAGATCATTCCACCCCTCTCAGCAGCCAAACGTCGGCAAGCCATCGAGCTGGTCCTGGGCGAGGCGGCACAATGGGGACTCACTTCGGCTCAGGACAACTCCGCCTGGGAAGATTTCCTCGTTTACGACCAGCTCAGACGAGAAGGCAAACTCACGTTACGCATTGCCGAGTGGCTGCGCTTCAACGATCCTGTCAAGACGCTCATCCAGCAGCGAGCTCATCATCCCAGCAGCGATGCGATGCTGCACACCACCCAGCTCAAGGGTTTTATGGACGGATCCTTGGGATCGGGCACCGCAGCGATGCTGCAGCCTTATTCCGATAATCCGAAGAACGCCGGGTTGCCGCAGTACGATCAGGCCACGCTAACGAAGATGACAATTGAACGCGCCTCCTCGGGTTTTCAGATTGGCTTTCATGCGATCGGAGATCGCGGTGCCAACATGGCGCTAAACGCGTTTCAGGAAGCTTTACGCCAGGTTAAGGCTAACCATTCCAAGACTCCGGCGGGGTCGCAGTCGCCGCTGGACTTCCGTTTTCGAATTGAGCATGCTCAGGTGGTCGCGCCTTCTGATATTCCACGGTTTCATGAACTAGGCGTAATTGCGTCAATGCAGCCCAATCACCTGCTCACAGATATGAACTGGGCAGAGACTCGGATTGGTCCAGAACGGGCCAAGAATTCATATGCCTGGGCTGAATTTCTTAAATCCACCGGGCGTCTTGCTTTCGGGACCGATTATCCAGTCGAGCCGATCACACCTTTTCGAGGCCTCTATGCTTCAGTTACCCGAATGAATGAAGCCGGTACGAAGTCTTACTTTGCTGACCAAAAGCTGAATATCCATCAGGCGATTTATGCGTACACATGGGGCGCTGCCTACGCAGAATTCGAGGAGAAAATAAAAGGGATACTCGTTCCTGGTTATCTCGCCGACTTTGTTGTCCTGGATCGGGACATTACGCGCGTAGGTGCTCCTGAAATTCTGCAAACGAAGGTATTGCGTACTGTGCTCGGCGGACACACAGTGTACGAGGCTCGTTAG